DNA from Rosa rugosa chromosome 6, drRosRugo1.1, whole genome shotgun sequence:
GTGAGTGAAAGATTTCTCTTGAATGAGAAATTATCTTCCTCCTTTCGAACATTTCCATCATCCATGGAGACAGGACCTGGTTTCAGTCCAACTTCCGCACCCGTATCCTCCACATACCTATCATCCTGTGCAACATATAACCCCCTGCGACATGAATACAGTAGCCAAATTACAGGACTTCCAACCAATCTAGTTTTCTATAACTTTAAgttaaaatttcaattttggatatgagAGGGACaaataaatcaaaatgaaaCACTTATCGTTCCAAATCACAAACTATTAAATGTCAATATGCGCACCTCATATATATGCTCCTTGGTGCCATGATCCTCCATCAAAATATGGGGACAGTGGACGTTTCTgccacgctttggtatcaatACCAATTACAGTCCCATCATCATCGCTTTCAAACTCATTTTCATTTCCTATTTTCATTGTGTACGAATGAAGCTGTCCTCTAACACTAACACTCGTTTCACGCAATATTTGTCCAATTTCAAATATTATCTTCCTCACCTCTCAATGTTGGCCTCCATACATCCCATCTTTGAAGACACCAACCGAACTTCATTTTGCACCCCGTATAAACAAGGCCTTCGACACGTCTTCAAGCACACTTTCACGCGCAAGTTTGCAACCATAGTCTGATTCCAGATTCTTCCCTATTTTTACACCATCACTATTGGATATATAAACAGAACTGCCGTGGTTTCCCCCTTGTGCACTTATCCACTCAATCATGCTCTGACACCTCTTGTTAGTCCATGCAACAACAGGGTGAACTGGTTTTGACACGATGGACCCACTATAATCAAcacaatcaaaataaaataattgtAGGAACAGCATGCAACACTCATGTAAACCCGACCTATCTTTCTGATATGACAACACACCATCCACTAGGTGTCGAAAACATACAGTTGCCCAATTCTTTGTATCGATTGCTGCAGCATCACAAACTGGAATAAGAAACTTCCTCTCAACACAGCCGAGGCTCGTCGGGCATAACAGGATGGCAAGAGCATATAGGACAAAGCTTATTTTGAAGATATCATCAACTTCCTCCCTCTCTAGCAAGTTCTTCTTCAAAGTAACAATACTAATCTCTCTGTTCTCACCAAATATCTTCCTTGTTAGCTCATTTCTGTTAATGACCTCCGACCGTCCATCTATTTCTATAGCTGATCCACCGTTCCTCACCCCCATCACGTGCTCAAAGTCACTATCCCTAATTGACACAGATCTCCCCTGAATGTTGATACAGCAGTCTTCCTTTTCCACCTCAAAATTGTCAACCAACGTTTGGCATATCTCCTAGTTCAGTTTGTTGCACCCTATCTTCGTTAATGGCCCAAATCCAATTTCATCCACTGCTTTCGTCTTTCCTGTTGATAACTAAGCACAGGTTTGTTTGAAATCCTTTGGATTGCAGCCTATTTTTAACACTACCGAAGACAGTGGTTCACCACCTTCTGCAACAAAATGTGAGGGATCACCCTTCTCGTCAAGCGCTTCATTACGGGGGCGTTGCTGGACACATAGATTATAAATTGATACCGTAACATATACAAATATTTACAAAACACATTTAACACATTCAAAACTTCTGCTATTTCAGGTTTTTATAAACACATACAACAATTTCAGCCACCAACCTTATGCATTTCCCAGATAATTCACACCCGATCATAATGTGTAAACTAGGCCTGGGACTTTTGACCCGAAAACCCGCAGAACCGGCCCGAACAGGACCGAAACaggcggttcggtgcggttcctGAAAGAAAAGCAGTGGGTCTCAGAGGAAAACCGAACCGATATAGAAAAGAGCGGTTCGGTCAGGTTCCTGTATGTATAAAACGAGCAACACCGAAGGAACCGATATATAGGTAGCCTTTTCCACCTGGCATCGTCTGATTGGCTTACAGCTAACGAATTCgactaaaaccctaaaaatctAAAATTGTAAACGCAGCCCCGAGCCTTcagttcttcacttcttcttcagttcttcctccTTCTTCTCGACCTCATCCCGACATCCTCGATTTGTCGATTTCACCCGACTGAAAGTCTGGAACCCTAAAATTCTGGCCTCCGGCCATTCCTTCACGCCTTCACCAATCACCCGATCCCCAATTCGaaaagttcaaacttcaaacaaTTCGAAAATCCCCAAATCCCCAATTCTTCTCACCAAGTCTGAAACTCATTCCACTTATTCCAATTCGAAAATCCCCAATTCTTCTCCCCAAATCCCCAATTCGTAATGGCCTCTGAAGGAGAGCCTTCAGAAACTCAATCCAGTCACTCCACTAATTCAGTAACTGGCTATGAGCTCGTGGCTGCTCCAGAAATTCGTAATGGTGAACAGAATCAAACATCATCTCCTTCTCCAGCAACTCGAGCTTCAAAAacaaaagggaagaagaagttTGAGCCTGCGAACACGAAGAGAAAGAGGGATAAGAAGGCCAAGAAGGAGAGGTCCGAAGTGTGGGAGCATTTCACCAAATTCGACAAGCCTTTACTGGAGGTCGTGGATGGACAGGAGATTGTAGTTGGCAGTACAAAGAGAGCTCAGTGTAAGTACTGCCCCACTAATTTAGCTTGTGATTCTAGGGAAAATGGTACTAGTTCACTTAGGAAGCATATAGAGCTAGTTTGCAAAGGGTACCCCGGTAGGAATAACTTAGAAGAGAGTCAACAAATATTAACCAGTGATGTGTTTGATCAGAAATGCTCTTTAGTTTCTAGGCAGTGGTCAGAAGATGCATGTCTAGATGATGCATGTGTTATGATTGTGTTGGATGAACTGCCTTTCAGTTCAATTGAAAGGCCgggttttctttatttttgttcaGTAGCTGTACCAAGGTGGAATGTGCCTTGTAGGAGAGTTGTTGTGAAGAATTTTTTGCGCATGTATGATGCCAAAAAGCAGACATTGAAGGGGGAATTGAGGTCACATTCTGTGTGTTTGACAACAGACACATGGACCTCCTGTCAGAATATCAATTATATGGTTATAACAGCACATTTCATAGATGCTGCCTGGCATAAGCACAAGAGGGTTCTGAGATTTTGTGTTATACCTAACCATAGTGGGAATAGCATAGGAAAGATTTTGGAAACTTGCTTGGTTGAATGGAATTTGGATAGGGTATTGACTGTATCAGTTGATAATGCATCAGCAAACAAGGTAGCCATAGAGTACCTTAGAAACAAAATGAGTGGATGGCCTAGGAAACCTTTGTTTGATGGTAGGTTTATGCATGTGAGATGCATGGCTCACATTGTCAACATAATTGTGAGGGCTGGTCTGCATATAATGGATAGGTCAGTGGCTAGCATTAGAAATGCTGTTAGGTATGTGAGGAGCAGTGGACAAAGATATGATGCATTTAAGCTATGTGTTGAGAAAGAGAAGATACCGTGTAAGAAAGTGTGTGTGTTAGATGTGCCTACAAGGTGgaactccactttcattatgcTGGACATTGCTCTAGAATTAAAGAAGGGTTTCGATAGAATGGCAGATGAGGAAGATGCTAGATATAGGAGTTAttttgatgaagatgaggagCTTGATGATGAAAATATAGAGGCTGAAACTCAAGTTAGGCAAAGGCAGGCTAGGAAGAGGGTAGGGCCCCCTGTGCAAGCTGATTGGGATAAAGCAATTTTTGTGAAGTTTCTGAAGGTTTTTTACGATGTTACAGTTAGTGTGAGTGCACAGCTTCACCCTACATCAAACGAAGCCTTCCATGACATAGTCACAGTCAAGGCAGAGCTTGatgagctattttacaagccTATACATAGTGATTCAAGTGAGAGTGAGAAGGTTATGTTTGGTATGGCTAACAAAATGAGGACCAAGTACAAGAAATACTTCGGATCGCTTGATGACATCAATGAGTTGTTTTTTGTTGGACTTGTCTTGGATCCGAGGTATAAACTGAAGAATTTTGATTATGTGTGTGAAACAATGCTTAACATGGGAAGTGAAGAGATTAAGAGGAGATCAGATGGAGTGAAACAGCTTGTGCTGGACTTGTGTGATCTATATGCAACTTCTAATAGTGATCAGATTgcatcaaagaaaaaaagaagtggGGGAGAAGGCCCTAGCAGCAGACCAACACCAAGTGTGCCCACAGGAGGGTTAACCGGGAAGAGGGCTGCTATGCTAGACTTGTGGAACAAGCAGCTTGAAGGTGAGGCAGTGGTGGTTGGAGGAGAGGTTGATAGATACTTGCTTGATCCGATAGAGAAGCCTCAAGACAATGAAAATTGGAAGATTTTGGATTGGTGGAGGGTTAATGGTTCAAAGTATCCAAACTTGCAAGCTGTGGCAAGGGATGTTTTAGCAATCCAAGTTTCCACAGTAGctagtgagagtagtttcagcACAGGGAAGAGGGTAATTAATCCACATTGGAGTTCATTAACTCCTAGAACAGTTGAAGCCCTAATCTGCCTCCAAAATTGGCTCAAATCTGATGCAATAATGGGGTTAGAATATATTCCAACCATTGAGGAAATGGTGTGGTTTGAGGATGTTGAAAAAGGTATGTAACTTGCTCACTTGCATTTTTACTTTTCAGTGTTATACTTATAACTGTTATTGCATAGCTTGTTTTTGCAGCTTTTAAGAGTTTAAGCCTTCAATAATGTGAACTGTTCTTGTTTTTTACACTTATGCAGAACaagcagaagaagagagaaagagagaaagagattggAGAAAACCAATGCATCAGTAGCAGTGGAAGAAACTCATGCCACTCAACAAAGCTGAAAGGCTGCAAAGGCTTCCAAACTGTCAAAGAGTAGTGATGCATCAAAATCTTCCAAATCAGTGTCAAAggaccaaagaaaaaaataaacaacctCAGGTTTGTTCACTTGTTGTTTGCAAATTTGCATTCTTTGTTGAGTTTGACGACTTGATGTCTTCATCAAGTTTGCATTATGAAAGGCAGTAACTCAGTTTATGGTTTCTCTAACTCAAGTTTGAGGGTTTGACAGTTTGCATTCTTTGATTTGTTATGAATTTATAtactttttttgctttttcagtTTAGCACTTTAGTGAgtttactttttttgttttttgccaGGTTGTGTTTGACTGTTTGGAAGTTGGAACTATGGAAGGCTGCAAGGCTCAATGATGCATTTTTTTCATTGTTATTTGACTTATTTGAGTTATTTCAGAAGCCCAACTTTTATTGTTTCATTGTTTGTTGAATTGGAGTATTGGACTATTGCACTATGTTACTATGTTGTTGGTTATGCACTATGGAGCTGTAGGAGTGCACTCAGTTCATTTCAGTTGATTGTTTGCTTCACAGAACTTGTTGAATTTGATGACTTTGAGTTTTGACTCTTTGATGTTTGACAGTTTGATAACTTGATTATTTGCTTGACAGTTTGTAACTTTCTATGACAATTTGATTCGTTGATCACTTGATTGTGTAATACTGTCTTGATAATGATAATTTTATTCATTGATTTCAGTTTTATGCATTTCTATACATATAATGGTAAATAACAGTGAGTCTTAGTTGCCTAGATTCAGTAGATTGGGACTTTTGGAACATGATGCTTCAGTTTTGCAGTTTGTGTTTTGCCTGTTCTGCAGATAGCAGGAACCGAGAAACCGGCAGAACCGACCCGAATGAAAACGGTTCGGTTTGTGCTCGGTTCCAGACTAGAAATGTGACAAACCCGAACCGAAAACAGCTTATGCGGTTCTGGTTCGGTtcctgtatttttttttccaaacccGAAAAGTCCCAGGCCTAGTGTAAACTGCACAATAAATGTAAATATTATTACGTTACAAAACTCaccaaaatttaaataaatCCAATAGGTTTCGGGCACAAACATGACCAGCACAAAAATTTTTCGCCCCACAACAATGGACACAACAAATTAATCAAACATTCAATTCTTATTACATTACTTTCAAAATTCGATGTCAGATCTTTAATGCGtccacaaaacacaacaatTGCCCTCCAATCGACTGCCAAAATCACCCTTTTGCTGTGCTACATACGGTTCAGAATTCGATTATGCATAAACCGTCAAATTGTAAACTGTCTGCCCTAAGATTTGATTCTTCGCAATACTATTACAACCACAATGACCCAAACTTACGAGATTTGGCGGTCTTCAATCAACGAGGCGCTGTGCTCTTTGCAGCTTCCAATAACTTCGTTTGGGGCCTTCGCATTGTTATTTCACTGGCTTAGGTTAGTTATCATAGAACACATGCGCACAACATGTGATCAGGTAAATTTCTTTTTAACGGAACTCCAGTTTTTGTTCACCATACATGACTAACGGCTGACCGAGTTGTAACTTGCAAATCTGTTAACGCCACATGGCCTATTAATGCTGGTGTATGGCACACCGACGGTGTGTCGAATACGCCCCGGACAAGAAGAGATATCATCTAAGTAAATTTAGTTTCACTTTAACAAAACCATTGATGAAAAGATTAGAATTATGAAACCATAAAAATGTACAATAAAAGTCATGAACTCATGAACCAAATCTTTTCACTGAAAAAGAAGGCCAGACCGTAGCCTAAAACCTAAACCTAGCCATGCTTAGAAGAAGACATAACCTCATTTTCCTTCTGTTTTTTTAGTTTGTCACAATTAATTAACACATGTACGAGTGTGTATTAAAACTCAAGAGTCTAGTTATtactaaaaaaagaagaagaagcaagaattaGTTATTAAATCGAAGCGTATTGATCAATAACGATTAGTTATTATCTAACCACTTCTCACAACTTAGCTAGCAAGTTTCCTTTGTTGATAACTATTTTGaagattcaaaatttcaaactccACTTTCCCTGGATTTGtagtttaattgtatttcaagTAATGGGTTGAAAAGAATAATGTTTAAGGACCAAGATAAAAAGGTCAAAAGTTTGATTACAGTACTATTCAGTATGCATATGGACATAGCAAGCCTTGTAATTAAGTACTCCATTAACACCAACTACAAAAGCTGAAGCCATTTAATTTTTCCCCACCCACCCCGCCGAGCTTTCAGAGACCCTGTCTACTCCACTCTCTCCCCATCAGACGCCAGAAGCAATAAACACTGCATATCTCGCATCACTCTAGCTCAACTCTTCgctgtcaactctctctctctctctctctctctctctctctcatgtagTCATGTTCACGGCTGACCCTCCTATCTCGGCCACCGGCGTCGGCGTCGGCTACGGCATCGCCATCGCCGTCAGCATCCTCGTACTCATCTCCGCCATCATGCTCGCCTCTTACGCCTGCGTCAAAGTCAAAGCCCACGGCGGTTTTTACATCGACGAGTCCAACTCCCACCGCCGctcccccaccaccaccaccagcaaCTATTCCGCCGAGCCAGTGACGGTCGTGCTGGGCCTCGATGGGCCTACCATAGACTCTTACCCGAAGATAGTTCTCGGCGAAAGCCGGCGGCTGCCTAAGCCGAACGACGGCGTTTGCTCCATCTGCTTGTCAGAGTACCAGGCCAAGGATCCCGTACGGTGCATCCCGGATTGCCATCACTGTTTCCACGTTGATTGCGTAGACGAATGGCTGCGCATGAGTGCCACGTGTCCCGTCTGTAGAAACTCTCCGGCTCCGTCGCCGGGTCCGAGTCCTCTATCCGATTTGGTACCCCTGGCACTCCATTATTCTACGTGATTGTAATTATGGTTTTCAGTTGTTTCTTAAATAAAATTTCTGTTTAGTTCATTTTTTAgatttcattgatttttctgttCCTCGACTGATGGAGCGCACATGGGTATTTGAAAAGGTTGATGAAAATTATGATAACCTCAAATTGTGGGTCTATCATATTCATTAGCATTTAAGTTCACATGGGGGAGATCAGGGTTCATATTAATCGTACATTCGTGAGAGATTACCTGacgacacacacacacactcatgGCTTTGCTTCAAGCCACACACACTCATGGCTTTGCTTCaagccacacacacacactcatgGCTTTGCTTCAAGTTGAGACAGTAACAATGCATGCAGGTGTTCATTTTCGTGATGTAGTAGTCTACTTCTGGGTCTTGACTCTTGAACCTTCTTCTCAATTCACTacctaacaaaaaaaaacagaggaagaagaaaatagaaatttttgTGTCCATGCGTTAAGAGCTTCCTAAGGTGCTAGATCATGTTACGTATCTAGTACACACACTGACACACGTACATTGGTCCCATCGTACGTTTCTTATACATGTGCGGCCGGCGGCCCAAATTATTTTACAAAACCGTTTTGTTCTTCCCAAATGTGATCTGAGTTAATAGACGGTTGTTGGTTCACTTTAGATTTTTTGcgccaaaaactgaaaaaagttatatttttattgTATAATTTCGGTTAAAATTTCATTGGAAAGTACGTCTGTTCTTCCCAATGTTAGGGTATGTTTTTGCAATCACTTTGTCGTCAGTGATCCTGGGATGTTCAACAATGTATCGAGCTAGCTCCTTTGTTGGATCTGAGGGCCTCACTTTCTTCTTGGTGGTTCTCGTCTGAATCTGTGGCCCCTAAGTTCTAGGTTTTGCTTTGCGATTTTGAATCCGTTATAAGTTTTTCTACTGTGATCGGCATTGTGCTGTGGTTTTATGATTAATGTGTTTGGCCAATCAAGTGTCTTTGGCAAGGAAGCAGTGGCGATCTTGCTAGATCGAAGATTTGTATAATCAGAGGCTCGTTTATGTCTGGAAATCTGGATTGAAGTTGCTAGTTTTTGGTAGTCGTGGTGATGGTGGCTCTATTTCTTTGATAGTGCCTCCTCTACGCCTAATTGCACACATCTATAGCTGAGCTCTGCTGGTCTTCTAGAGTTCTAGGTTTCAAGCTGCGGTGGTGTTTTCATCTAAGAAGCAACTCAAACATGTATACTGATCTGATGACGACTTTGATGGTCGTGGTGCCTAGGGTTCCGACCAATCAACACTGATTTCTCACGGTGATGGAACGGTCCTTTCCCCTAGGGAAAATGATTACCTTTGGGTTCAAACTACCAAGCCTCCTATCGATAATTCTTCTTTGGTACATCAATCAcgaattttgtttttttcttgtcGGAGTGAATTTGCTTTAATAGTCATAAGTGGTGGGGGATATCTTCTGATTGAATGCAGTTGATGGCGATCGAAGAATTCAGCCACGATGAACTCGTATCAAACATCAAGCGAAGTTGTGGGCTGATGTAAATCAACGAGATTTTAGCAGGTTTTCGTTGGGATTAGGTTTCCAAGCCGATTTGGCTGGCCGGCGACGATGTCACTTTGATCAAAGAACCGAGGTTGGGTCTGGTTCCAGATCCTAGGTCTCATCTGGAAATGAGTTCTGATTATAATCCGAAtatgatttattgatggatCCCATATCTTTTGATTAATTTGGGTTTTGGGTATGGGATTCTGGTGGAAAGCACCTTGATTTAAGGTGTTTTGTTCAAAGGACCCTTGTTTGGTTAATAATCAAAGATTCAGAGTTCGTCTGGAGGCCATTTCAAGCATTTTGTACGTCGTCTTGATTTTCAGGACAACATGATCAATGTTGTGCTAGACAAGCattcaaaggaaaaaaaaagaagattaaaGAGGCAGACATTGCAAAGCTAGATTACTTGAAATCAGTTAGCAAGGAAACCTTTCAATTACACCCTCcaggtccctttttttttttgaaggtaaATTTCATTAAAACATTAGTGATTACAATCACTTAGAAGGGCATCCCTTATAAATTCGGGAGCAACAACAAACCACACTTGACTTTCTAACCCTTGACAAGCATGTTTTGCAAGCTTATGTGCGACTACATTAGCTTCACGAGGTGTATAGCAAACCGTAAATTCCAGATTACTGCGCAACAAGTCCCTTACCTCTCCAAGCAGCAAACCCAAGCTAGACAGGTCAGGTTCGTCCTTGGCTAAAGCTTGTATCAAAAGCAAACAATCAGATTCAAATATGACACTCTTACAATGAAGAGTTTCTGCAAGACGCATGCTCTCCAACAGAGCCATTACTTCCGTGTGAAAGGGAGACGACATGTGCCTCAAAGGGGCAGCTGCAGCTGCCAGAAAGTTCCCAGTCTCATTACGGAAGACCAGACCATAGGCTGCCCTTCTTGAATCTGCCACAAAAGCTCCGTCAGCATTACACTTCAAAACTCCCGATGGTGGCGCAGACCAACGTTTGGATTGTTGATGTTGAGGCTGTGGAGCATTCACATTTGCAGACTGATATTCTTGCAACCAACCCAAACTGAAAACTGCAGCATCATTAGGCTGCTGCAATTTATCATCCCACAGTTGCATATTCCTGTTCTTCCAAATGGACCACAACACAACTAAGGTTTTTGCAAATTGTTCTTTAGTCTGGGTTCGAACTAACCTCAACACCAGCTCTCGGAATTCAACAACTCCATTGGGATCAATCTGAATGTTTGCTGCAGACCACACGCTATTTGAATACGGGCATTCGACGAACAAGTGAAGTGAGTCTTCACAAGTAGAGGGGCATAACAAACATCCTAGGTCCCCAACATACCCTTTCCTGCTCAAGGCCAATCTCGTAGGTAAGATACTAGTACAACACTTCCATGCATGTATGGCTACTTTGCCAGGTACCTTAGCCCCCCATATCGCTTTCCATAAAGGCCGGAACGGATCAAGGGGTGTAGCCGGGGCAAGAACATTACCCAGTTCAATATCCCTGGCAACAAAATATGCACTATTGGTAGTGAACATACCCTTCTTATGAAAATGCCATATGAGTCTATCTTGCGACAATCTTCTACCCAGAGGAATAGATGTAATTAGCTCCACATCTGCATGTGAAAACAAGGCTTCCAACTTCTCTCTGTCCCAACAAAGCAAAACGGGGTCAATCAACTCCGCCACCCGCTGCGGTGCTCCATGAGGAGGGGGGACGAAGGGCATCTAGGATACATATCAGGAATCCACCTATCTTTCCAGATGTCAATATGCTCACCATTACCTACCCTCCAGCGCAGGCCTTGGGATAACACTGCTCGAGCATCCACGATACTTCGCCAGGAGAAAGATGGAGATGAACCCAACTGAGCATGAAAAAAATCACCATCGGGAAAATACAAAGCTTTAAATAATCGGGCAATCAAATAATCCAGGTCCCTTGATCCTAAGAGATGCAACATAAACATGTTTATGTGAACTTAATGGTAATATGATACCAGCCAAGGCCAAAGTCCTTGTCAATGCTTATGCAATTGGGAGAGATCGGAAACTTTGGGTTCATCCAGACTGCTTTCACTACTAGCAAATGTGGCACTAGCCACTAGTACCGTCTGATGGAGAAAATGACACcctttgttattttctgttttatttgtttagtACATACATTTAAATGTGACAAATGAGAGTGTAAAATTGGTATATGATCAGGATATAAGGACTTATTGGATACTAATATTAGTATGTATCCAAAAAAATgttaaagtaaataaaata
Protein-coding regions in this window:
- the LOC133718438 gene encoding putative RING-H2 finger protein ATL69, whose amino-acid sequence is MFTADPPISATGVGVGYGIAIAVSILVLISAIMLASYACVKVKAHGGFYIDESNSHRRSPTTTTSNYSAEPVTVVLGLDGPTIDSYPKIVLGESRRLPKPNDGVCSICLSEYQAKDPVRCIPDCHHCFHVDCVDEWLRMSATCPVCRNSPAPSPGPSPLSDLVPLALHYST